A genomic window from Candidatus Acididesulfobacter guangdongensis includes:
- a CDS encoding DUF2191 domain-containing protein yields MYMRTTITIDKDIIDVLLEETHVKSKTSAVRIAIDSYLKKKKAEKIKSMKGKVDFDMTADEIRHYER; encoded by the coding sequence ATGTATATGCGCACCACAATCACAATAGATAAAGATATAATTGATGTTCTTCTTGAAGAAACGCATGTGAAAAGCAAGACCTCTGCTGTTAGAATAGCAATTGATTCTTATCTCAAAAAAAAGAAAGCGGAAAAAATAAAATCTATGAAAGGTAAAGTTGATTTTGATATGACGGCCGACGAGATAAGACATTATGAAAGATGA
- a CDS encoding PIN domain nuclease, with protein sequence MKDDDKVLVDTSVWIDYFKGQSDYIATLIDAIITENNIYVPKVVIAELIQGCKSEKELSIIEDFLDAFFIIDSSENTWINAGNLSFLMKKRGKTVNLIDCYIAVIANENDCKILTLDKHFNEIKNFLKIRVDGICNR encoded by the coding sequence ATGAAAGATGACGATAAAGTTCTGGTCGATACATCGGTTTGGATAGACTATTTTAAAGGACAAAGCGATTACATTGCAACCCTTATAGATGCTATCATTACTGAAAATAATATTTACGTTCCAAAAGTTGTCATTGCTGAACTTATACAGGGTTGCAAGTCTGAAAAAGAATTATCAATAATAGAAGATTTTTTAGATGCATTTTTTATCATAGACAGTTCTGAAAACACTTGGATAAATGCTGGTAACTTATCGTTTTTAATGAAAAAGCGCGGTAAAACAGTAAATTTGATCGATTGCTATATAGCAGTTATCGCTAATGAAAATGATTGCAAAATTTTAACGCTTGATAAACATTTCAATGAGATAAAAAACTTTTTAAAAATTAGAGTGGATGGAATATGTAATAGGTAG
- a CDS encoding HPP family protein → MLVIGSFGASAVLIYAAIKSPLAQPRNLIGGHVLSALVGVACYKFFGEDIILASALAVSLAIMVMLATKTLHPPGGATALIAVIGGRAIYRLGFLYALIPIGLGAVILLIIALLVNNLAGNRKYPEYWF, encoded by the coding sequence ATGTTGGTTATCGGTTCCTTTGGCGCTTCCGCTGTTCTGATTTATGCAGCTATAAAAAGCCCTTTAGCTCAGCCGAGAAATCTTATAGGAGGACATGTTCTTTCTGCTTTAGTGGGTGTGGCATGCTATAAATTTTTCGGTGAGGACATTATACTTGCTTCTGCTCTTGCAGTATCTTTAGCCATTATGGTAATGCTTGCGACTAAAACCCTTCATCCTCCAGGCGGAGCTACGGCACTTATTGCTGTGATCGGAGGCCGCGCAATATATCGACTGGGGTTTCTTTATGCTTTAATTCCTATTGGCCTCGGTGCGGTAATTTTATTGATTATTGCGCTTTTAGTAAATAACCTTGCCGGAAACAGAAAATATCCGGAGTATTGGTTTTAA
- a CDS encoding FAD-binding protein — protein MDIADNNINLAENENVNINNINNINNINNINNENNEIITDVLIVGGGPAGMMTGITAAQFCPGKKVLVVRKESDAVIPCGIPYIFGTLGGTDEDMAGRLPLIAAGGEILIGNIVEIDKVRQIAYMEYINQDYNSEDEQNENIAAGADDKISAQVLTENINKQQQSTKTKDSNLVSIKFNRLVLATGGKNFIPPIKGTDLEGVFSIQKDYNYLENLFTNLIPKVKKLAIIGGGFIGVEFADEIRKLGIEVHIVEMLPHLMQVSFDLDVCAKVEEILKSRGITVHTGCQVEEIISDPSEKKVAGLRIKDKEDIKADAVLIAIGVKPNVELAKKIGLTLSRSGGVWVDAFQRSREDDKIFAVGDCAHKQDFFTRKANHAMIASQAAAEGRIAGMNLYSLRLSRYNAGSVSVYSSEIDGLAFGVAGLTQVQAAAEGFDILIGESRLPDHHPASMPNTTEIYCRLIFSKESMQLLGGQITGGQTTGELVNTIGLAIQMHATATDIATMQFGSQPRLTPSLHPMVAATGDALRKNVQIV, from the coding sequence ATGGATATAGCAGATAATAATATTAATTTGGCTGAAAATGAAAATGTTAACATAAATAACATAAATAACATAAATAACATAAATAACATAAATAACGAAAATAACGAAATAATTACTGACGTTCTTATTGTCGGCGGAGGACCTGCCGGTATGATGACCGGTATTACGGCAGCACAATTTTGTCCGGGTAAAAAAGTTTTAGTGGTTCGTAAAGAATCCGATGCTGTTATACCATGCGGTATTCCTTACATATTTGGAACGCTTGGAGGCACCGACGAAGATATGGCCGGAAGATTGCCTTTAATTGCCGCTGGGGGAGAAATTTTAATAGGAAATATTGTTGAAATAGATAAAGTTAGACAAATAGCATATATGGAATATATTAATCAAGATTATAATAGTGAAGACGAACAAAATGAAAATATAGCAGCAGGAGCAGATGACAAAATTTCAGCGCAGGTATTAACAGAAAATATAAATAAACAACAACAATCGACAAAAACTAAAGATAGTAATTTAGTTTCAATTAAGTTTAACAGACTGGTGCTTGCAACTGGAGGCAAAAATTTTATTCCTCCTATTAAAGGTACTGATCTTGAAGGCGTGTTCAGTATCCAGAAAGACTATAACTATTTAGAGAATCTTTTTACTAATCTTATTCCAAAAGTAAAAAAACTTGCTATTATAGGAGGCGGTTTTATAGGGGTTGAATTTGCCGATGAAATAAGAAAGCTGGGTATTGAAGTGCATATTGTTGAAATGCTGCCGCATTTAATGCAGGTTTCGTTTGACTTAGATGTTTGCGCAAAGGTAGAAGAAATTTTGAAATCGCGCGGCATAACCGTACATACAGGCTGTCAGGTTGAAGAAATAATATCTGATCCGTCAGAAAAAAAAGTTGCAGGACTGCGCATAAAAGACAAAGAAGATATTAAAGCCGATGCTGTTTTAATAGCAATAGGCGTGAAACCAAATGTAGAACTTGCAAAAAAAATTGGATTGACATTATCAAGATCAGGAGGAGTATGGGTTGACGCTTTTCAGAGAAGCAGAGAGGATGATAAAATATTTGCCGTAGGCGATTGTGCTCATAAGCAGGATTTTTTTACAAGAAAAGCTAATCATGCTATGATTGCATCGCAGGCTGCAGCAGAAGGCAGAATTGCAGGTATGAATCTTTATAGCTTGCGTTTATCACGTTACAATGCGGGTTCTGTTTCCGTATATTCAAGCGAAATAGACGGGCTTGCTTTCGGAGTAGCGGGTTTAACGCAAGTGCAGGCAGCCGCTGAAGGTTTTGATATATTGATCGGTGAATCGCGACTTCCGGATCATCATCCTGCTTCAATGCCGAATACTACGGAGATATATTGCCGCTTAATATTTTCTAAAGAATCCATGCAGCTTTTGGGAGGTCAGATTACCGGCGGGCAGACTACCGGCGAACTTGTAAATACGATAGGTTTGGCTATTCAGATGCACGCTACAGCCACTGATATCGCAACAATGCAGTTCGGCAGCCAGCCAAGATTGACGCCCTCTCTGCATCCTATGGTAGCTGCAACTGGGGATGCTTTAAGAAAAAATGTACAAATAGTATAA
- a CDS encoding AbrB/MazE/SpoVT family DNA-binding domain-containing protein codes for MPKIIEKTTVTSKGQITIPKKYRDMLKLKSKDTVTFRIKQGLIEVIPFTSNIVQYFGKVTPKERPEEFKKIRKEFEESVAGGIKK; via the coding sequence ATGCCAAAAATAATAGAAAAGACAACTGTTACCAGTAAAGGTCAGATAACTATTCCAAAAAAATATAGAGATATGTTAAAATTAAAATCTAAAGATACCGTTACTTTTAGAATAAAACAAGGTTTAATAGAGGTCATACCGTTTACTTCAAATATAGTTCAGTATTTCGGAAAGGTAACACCAAAAGAAAGACCTGAGGAATTTAAAAAAATAAGGAAGGAGTTTGAGGAAAGTGTCGCTGGGGGAATAAAAAAATAA
- a CDS encoding type II toxin-antitoxin system VapC family toxin encodes MRFIDTNIFLRYLTNDDAKKAKKVFLLLKKVEDGKEKVTTSPLVIFELIFILDKFYKVSRKDIGEMTTAIINLDGLVVEFKDAFIFALKLFAEKNIPFADAFNASIMKSKGITEIYSYDTDFDKIDKIETIEP; translated from the coding sequence ATGCGTTTTATAGACACGAATATTTTTCTTCGTTACCTCACTAACGACGACGCCAAAAAGGCTAAAAAGGTTTTTTTGCTTTTAAAAAAAGTAGAAGATGGCAAAGAAAAGGTAACGACAAGCCCTCTAGTTATTTTTGAATTAATTTTTATACTTGATAAGTTTTATAAAGTTTCAAGAAAAGATATCGGAGAAATGACGACAGCCATTATCAATCTTGACGGATTGGTTGTTGAATTTAAAGATGCTTTTATATTTGCTCTTAAATTATTTGCAGAAAAAAATATACCTTTTGCCGATGCCTTTAATGCTTCAATTATGAAATCAAAAGGCATAACTGAAATTTATAGTTATGATACCGATTTTGACAAAATAGACAAAATAGAAACAATAGAACCGTAA
- a CDS encoding HypC/HybG/HupF family hydrogenase formation chaperone: protein MCLAIPSKVIEIKNDNTVIVDTMGSKRLVSTMLLEEQVKMGDYLLIHVGYAMQKIDEEEALESLNLFREIESKIAGR from the coding sequence ATGTGCCTTGCGATTCCATCTAAAGTTATAGAAATAAAAAACGATAATACCGTCATTGTAGATACTATGGGTTCTAAAAGGCTCGTTTCTACGATGCTTTTAGAAGAGCAGGTCAAGATGGGCGATTATCTGCTTATTCACGTCGGTTACGCAATGCAAAAAATAGATGAAGAAGAAGCGCTGGAAAGCCTTAACCTATTCAGGGAAATCGAAAGCAAAATTGCAGGACGGTAA
- a CDS encoding tetratricopeptide repeat protein, whose translation MIKKILLFAVFLMFIFVVKSYASRNSITQCFNHLRGQSYRTAKRYGLRAVKKHSHSFHAHLCLGEAYYKLGIYPPAINSFKKAISFTNKKNRLMIVYNWIGRIYSNIGDKKNALLYYNRSLTLERKLKNVNNESANLNNKIAVTYRKKDNYQKALYYDEKSLALARTKKDKANSYGNIGTDYFDMNNYIETIKFIKKALILDENIDNHYETGEYFLKLGSAYTYINNYSKAKNYIIKGINIEKRIGNKLMIGAGHLFLGFRYLKKGNNLNNAMISFEKAYKFFKEAGANKDASSCLNIVNKIKKKLY comes from the coding sequence ATGATTAAAAAAATTTTACTATTTGCCGTATTCCTTATGTTTATTTTTGTTGTTAAGTCTTACGCTTCACGTAATTCTATTACTCAATGTTTTAATCATCTTAGAGGACAGTCTTATAGAACTGCAAAAAGATATGGGCTCAGAGCTGTAAAAAAACATTCTCATAGTTTTCATGCTCATTTATGTTTAGGGGAGGCTTATTATAAACTTGGAATTTATCCACCCGCAATTAACTCTTTTAAAAAAGCTATTTCTTTTACAAACAAAAAAAATAGATTAATGATTGTTTATAACTGGATAGGCAGGATATATTCTAATATTGGAGATAAAAAAAATGCACTCTTATATTATAATAGGTCGCTTACGCTTGAAAGAAAACTCAAAAATGTAAACAATGAAAGTGCTAATTTAAATAATAAAATAGCTGTTACATATCGTAAAAAAGATAATTATCAAAAAGCGCTTTATTATGATGAAAAATCTTTAGCCTTAGCAAGAACCAAAAAAGACAAAGCTAATTCATATGGCAATATAGGTACGGACTATTTTGATATGAATAATTATATTGAAACTATAAAATTTATTAAAAAGGCGTTAATTTTGGACGAAAATATAGACAATCATTATGAAACTGGTGAATATTTTTTAAAGCTTGGAAGTGCATATACATACATAAACAACTATTCTAAAGCCAAAAATTATATAATTAAAGGTATAAATATAGAAAAAAGGATTGGCAATAAATTGATGATAGGTGCTGGACACCTTTTTTTAGGATTCCGTTATCTAAAGAAAGGGAACAACTTAAATAATGCGATGATATCTTTTGAAAAAGCTTACAAGTTTTTTAAAGAAGCGGGTGCCAATAAGGACGCGTCTTCTTGCCTTAATATAGTAAACAAAATAAAAAAAAAATTATATTAA
- a CDS encoding DNA-binding protein gives MTELKYLTLKETAEIISVSPRTLANLATSGQITAYRLPSSCGKKSRYRFKLSDIESFMDRNKLLAVNVITKNVFKNNKARIDLVKVKKALSI, from the coding sequence ATGACAGAACTTAAATATCTAACTTTAAAAGAAACGGCGGAAATTATATCAGTCAGCCCGCGAACGCTCGCAAATTTGGCAACATCAGGTCAGATTACAGCCTATCGCCTTCCGTCCTCTTGCGGAAAAAAATCACGCTATCGGTTTAAATTATCGGACATTGAATCGTTTATGGACAGAAACAAACTATTGGCCGTAAATGTCATTACAAAAAATGTGTTTAAAAATAATAAAGCCCGAATAGATCTTGTAAAAGTTAAAAAGGCTTTATCTATATAA
- a CDS encoding RepB family plasmid replication initiator protein: MKIINLIGEEKRNEFDGLDYIREDNKNLLVKKDNKLVFTKCNLSLVQMKIILVCLGFIFKDDISFKPLRLPAKKFLNIIGVGKENSNYLNKEFKAILSKPIETIEEDCWTIYSWFTKASCKKGIVEISLNPELDPLLLNLRKNFTAYPVNHIIQMNSKYNIRLYEIFTSVLGGNLNFRWRVGIDEFKKLLSIENKKFKEINQMILNKINMTGTDLEIEEIGLIKQSKKVVKLVFNIVRKQSKIRSDVKKILFDAKNKRFAISDNLIKRYQEEYKEINIYEEIKKMENWAVRKSDYKNLTQKDWTEFIGEWLKRKAYGGYFEDFYS, from the coding sequence ATGAAAATAATAAATCTGATAGGAGAAGAAAAAAGAAACGAATTCGACGGATTAGATTACATCAGAGAAGATAACAAAAACTTGCTTGTTAAAAAAGACAACAAATTAGTTTTTACCAAATGCAATTTAAGCTTAGTTCAAATGAAAATTATTCTCGTATGTCTTGGATTTATTTTTAAAGACGACATATCATTTAAACCTTTACGACTGCCAGCTAAAAAATTTCTTAATATTATAGGCGTCGGCAAAGAAAATTCAAATTATTTAAACAAAGAATTTAAAGCAATTCTTTCCAAACCTATAGAGACCATAGAAGAAGACTGCTGGACGATTTATAGCTGGTTTACGAAAGCAAGCTGTAAAAAGGGCATTGTCGAAATAAGTCTAAATCCAGAACTTGACCCCTTATTATTAAATTTACGTAAAAATTTCACAGCATATCCTGTAAATCACATAATTCAAATGAACAGCAAATACAATATTAGATTATATGAAATTTTTACGTCGGTATTGGGCGGAAATTTAAATTTCCGCTGGCGCGTCGGAATAGATGAATTTAAAAAACTTTTAAGTATCGAAAATAAAAAATTTAAAGAAATTAACCAGATGATTTTAAATAAAATAAATATGACCGGAACCGATTTAGAAATAGAAGAAATTGGATTAATAAAACAATCCAAAAAGGTTGTAAAACTTGTATTCAATATAGTAAGAAAACAATCCAAAATTAGAAGCGATGTTAAAAAAATATTATTTGACGCAAAAAATAAAAGATTCGCTATCTCTGATAACCTAATTAAGCGCTACCAAGAAGAATACAAAGAAATCAACATCTACGAAGAAATCAAGAAAATGGAAAATTGGGCCGTAAGAAAAAGTGACTATAAAAATTTAACGCAAAAGGATTGGACGGAATTTATCGGAGAATGGCTGAAAAGAAAAGCATACGGGGGATATTTTGAAGACTTTTATTCTTAA